Proteins from a genomic interval of Symmachiella macrocystis:
- a CDS encoding cytochrome c, whose product MPKLTALVLTALLFVAAVTVSADGETQPKMSDIAPVENFTSAADEKIVALQKYVATPEAFDKSARKLKRDAGMVAILAQVIAEHDQESPAKQSAVPLRNAAIKLAEAKTLEDATQSLKELQQAQAGKETGGDVSMDWAQLIKFDSLMNEVALRNRSVGRAVRKMRRGLDQTARDEVANDADILAVLAMVAVADTHPVKDKATIAGWINYANEQRTAAIATAAAFRKNDGQGAKTAYTRLAKSCSGCHKAYRK is encoded by the coding sequence ATGCCCAAGTTGACAGCCCTAGTTCTGACCGCCCTGTTGTTTGTCGCGGCCGTCACCGTTTCAGCCGATGGTGAAACGCAACCCAAAATGTCGGATATCGCCCCGGTTGAGAATTTCACTTCCGCTGCTGATGAGAAAATTGTCGCGCTGCAGAAATATGTTGCCACTCCCGAAGCCTTCGACAAGTCCGCGCGGAAATTAAAGCGTGATGCGGGGATGGTGGCCATCTTGGCGCAGGTGATCGCCGAACACGATCAGGAGTCTCCGGCAAAACAATCGGCTGTGCCGCTGCGAAACGCTGCTATAAAATTAGCCGAGGCCAAAACCCTAGAAGACGCTACGCAATCTCTCAAAGAACTCCAGCAGGCTCAGGCAGGCAAAGAGACAGGCGGCGATGTCTCCATGGATTGGGCACAGCTCATCAAATTCGACAGCTTGATGAACGAGGTCGCGCTGCGAAACAGAAGTGTCGGCCGCGCGGTCCGAAAAATGCGACGCGGCTTGGATCAAACCGCGCGGGACGAGGTGGCCAACGACGCAGACATCCTCGCTGTGCTCGCAATGGTTGCTGTCGCCGATACACATCCCGTCAAAGACAAAGCTACAATCGCCGGCTGGATAAACTACGCAAACGAGCAACGAACGGCAGCGATCGCAACTGCTGCCGCGTTTCGCAAGAACGATGGCCAGGGAGCCAAGACAGCCTACACCCGTCTGGCGAAATCCTGCAGCGGCTGCCACAAAGCGTACCGCAAATAA